One Falco biarmicus isolate bFalBia1 chromosome 9, bFalBia1.pri, whole genome shotgun sequence genomic region harbors:
- the BTRC gene encoding F-box/WD repeat-containing protein 1A isoform X6 — MDPAEAVLQEKALKFMTYNSCARLCLNQETVCLGSTAMKTENCVAKTKLANGTSSMIVPKQRKLSASYEKEKELCVKYFEQWSESDQVEFVEHLISQMCHYQHGHINSYLKPMLQRDFITALPARGLDHIAENILSYLDAKSLCAAELVCKEWYRVTSDGMLWKKLIERMVRTDSLWRGLSERRGWGQYLFKNKPPDGTAPPNSFYRALYPKIIQDIETIESNWRCGRHSLQRIHCRSETSKGVYCLQYDDQKIVSGLRDNTIKIWDKNTLECKRILTGHTGSVLCLQYDERVIITGSSDSTVRVWDVNAGEMLNTLIHHCEAVLHLRFNNGMMVTCSKDRSIAVWDMASPTDITLRRVLVGHRAAVNVVDFDDKYIVSASGDRTIKVWNTSTCEFVRTLNGHKRGIACLQYRDRLVVSGSSDNTIRLWDIECGACLRVLEGHEELVRCIRFDNKRIVSGAYDGKIKVWDLVAALDPRAPAGTLCLRTLVEHSGRVFRLQFDEFQIVSSSHDDTILIWDFLNDPAAQAESTRSPSRTYTYISR, encoded by the exons ACAAAACTTGCCAATGGCACTTCCAGTATGATTGTGCCCAAGCAAAGGAAACTGTCTGCAAGCTAtgagaaggagaaggaactCTGCGTCAAGTATTTTGAACAGTGGTCTGAGTCTGACCAGGTGGAGTTTGTGGAGCACCTCATCTCCCAGATGTGTCACTACCAGCACGGACATATAAACTCATACCTCAAACCTATGTTACAGCGGGACTTCATCACTGCACTGCCAG ctCGGGGATTGGATCACATTGCTGAGAACATTCTGTCATACCTGGATGCCAAATCGTtgtgtgctgctgagctggtgTGCAAGGAGTGGTACCGGGTGACGTCGGATGGTATGCTGTGGAAGAAGCTCATCGAGAGAATGGTCAGGACAGACTCCCTGTGGAGGGGGTTGTCAGAGAGGAGAGGATG GGGACaatatctatttaaaaataaacctcctGATGGGACTGCACCACCCAACTCCTTCTACAGAGCACTTTACCCCAAAATTATACAGGACATAGAG ACAATAGAGTCAAACTGGCGGTGTGGGAGGCACAGTTTACAGAGGATCCACTGCCGAAGCGAGACAAGCAAAGGGGTTTACTGTTTACAGTATGATGATCAGAAGATCGTAAGTGGCCTACGGGACAATACTATCAAG ATCTGGGATAAGAATACATTGGAATGCAAGCGAATTCTCACCGGACACACGGGTTCTGTCCTGTGCCTCCAGTACGATGAACGGGTGATCATTACAGGATCTTCAGATTCAACAGTCAG GGTGTGGGACGTAAATGCAGGCGAGATGCTGAATACACTGATTCATCACTGTGAAGCAGTATTGCACCTCCGCTTCAATAACGGCATGATGGTGACGTGTTCCAAAGACCGTTCCATTGCTGTGTGGGACATGGCTTCACCAACAGACATCACCCTGAGGAGGGTGCTAGTAGGGCACCGAGCTGCTGTCAACGTAGTGGACTTTGATGACAAGTACATTGTATCAGCATCAGGTGACAGAACTATAAAG GTATGGAACACTAGTACCTGTGAATTTGTGCGCACCTTAAATGGCCACAAACGAGGCATTGCATGTCTGCAGTACAGAGACAGGCTAGTAGTGAGCGGCTCTTCAGATAATACTATCAG ACTGTGGGATATCGAGTGTGGGGCATGTTTACGAGTACTGGAAGGCCATGAAGAGTTGGTGAGATGCATACGCTTTGATAACAAGAGGATAGTCAGTGGGGCATATGATGG GAAAATTAAAGTATGGGATCTTGTGGCTGCTTTGGACCCCCGTGCTCCAGCAGGGACCCTCTGCTTGCGAACCCTTGTG GAACATTCTGGAAGGGTCTTTCGACTCCAGTTTGATGAGTTCCAGATTGTCAGCAGCTCACACGATGACACCATCCTCATCTGGGATTTTCTGAATGACCCAGCTGCCCAAGCAGAATCCACTCGTTCCCCGTCCAGAACATACACCTACATCTCAAGATAA
- the BTRC gene encoding F-box/WD repeat-containing protein 1A isoform X7: MDPAEAVLQEKALKFMNSSEREDCNNDEPPRKIIPEKNSLRQTKLANGTSSMIVPKQRKLSASYEKEKELCVKYFEQWSESDQVEFVEHLISQMCHYQHGHINSYLKPMLQRDFITALPARGLDHIAENILSYLDAKSLCAAELVCKEWYRVTSDGMLWKKLIERMVRTDSLWRGLSERRGWGQYLFKNKPPDGTAPPNSFYRALYPKIIQDIETIESNWRCGRHSLQRIHCRSETSKGVYCLQYDDQKIVSGLRDNTIKIWDKNTLECKRILTGHTGSVLCLQYDERVIITGSSDSTVRVWDVNAGEMLNTLIHHCEAVLHLRFNNGMMVTCSKDRSIAVWDMASPTDITLRRVLVGHRAAVNVVDFDDKYIVSASGDRTIKVWNTSTCEFVRTLNGHKRGIACLQYRDRLVVSGSSDNTIRLWDIECGACLRVLEGHEELVRCIRFDNKRIVSGAYDGKIKVWDLVAALDPRAPAGTLCLRTLVEHSGRVFRLQFDEFQIVSSSHDDTILIWDFLNDPAAQAESTRSPSRTYTYISR; encoded by the exons ACAAAACTTGCCAATGGCACTTCCAGTATGATTGTGCCCAAGCAAAGGAAACTGTCTGCAAGCTAtgagaaggagaaggaactCTGCGTCAAGTATTTTGAACAGTGGTCTGAGTCTGACCAGGTGGAGTTTGTGGAGCACCTCATCTCCCAGATGTGTCACTACCAGCACGGACATATAAACTCATACCTCAAACCTATGTTACAGCGGGACTTCATCACTGCACTGCCAG ctCGGGGATTGGATCACATTGCTGAGAACATTCTGTCATACCTGGATGCCAAATCGTtgtgtgctgctgagctggtgTGCAAGGAGTGGTACCGGGTGACGTCGGATGGTATGCTGTGGAAGAAGCTCATCGAGAGAATGGTCAGGACAGACTCCCTGTGGAGGGGGTTGTCAGAGAGGAGAGGATG GGGACaatatctatttaaaaataaacctcctGATGGGACTGCACCACCCAACTCCTTCTACAGAGCACTTTACCCCAAAATTATACAGGACATAGAG ACAATAGAGTCAAACTGGCGGTGTGGGAGGCACAGTTTACAGAGGATCCACTGCCGAAGCGAGACAAGCAAAGGGGTTTACTGTTTACAGTATGATGATCAGAAGATCGTAAGTGGCCTACGGGACAATACTATCAAG ATCTGGGATAAGAATACATTGGAATGCAAGCGAATTCTCACCGGACACACGGGTTCTGTCCTGTGCCTCCAGTACGATGAACGGGTGATCATTACAGGATCTTCAGATTCAACAGTCAG GGTGTGGGACGTAAATGCAGGCGAGATGCTGAATACACTGATTCATCACTGTGAAGCAGTATTGCACCTCCGCTTCAATAACGGCATGATGGTGACGTGTTCCAAAGACCGTTCCATTGCTGTGTGGGACATGGCTTCACCAACAGACATCACCCTGAGGAGGGTGCTAGTAGGGCACCGAGCTGCTGTCAACGTAGTGGACTTTGATGACAAGTACATTGTATCAGCATCAGGTGACAGAACTATAAAG GTATGGAACACTAGTACCTGTGAATTTGTGCGCACCTTAAATGGCCACAAACGAGGCATTGCATGTCTGCAGTACAGAGACAGGCTAGTAGTGAGCGGCTCTTCAGATAATACTATCAG ACTGTGGGATATCGAGTGTGGGGCATGTTTACGAGTACTGGAAGGCCATGAAGAGTTGGTGAGATGCATACGCTTTGATAACAAGAGGATAGTCAGTGGGGCATATGATGG GAAAATTAAAGTATGGGATCTTGTGGCTGCTTTGGACCCCCGTGCTCCAGCAGGGACCCTCTGCTTGCGAACCCTTGTG GAACATTCTGGAAGGGTCTTTCGACTCCAGTTTGATGAGTTCCAGATTGTCAGCAGCTCACACGATGACACCATCCTCATCTGGGATTTTCTGAATGACCCAGCTGCCCAAGCAGAATCCACTCGTTCCCCGTCCAGAACATACACCTACATCTCAAGATAA